The segment TTGTTGAACGGATCTATACCGAAGAGTCTTCAGAGATTCGACTCTGATTCGTTTGTTGGGACTTCACTCTGTGGGAAACCGCTTGATGTTTGTTCGAATGAAGGAACTGTGCCGAGTCAGCCTATTTCTGTCGGGAACATTCCTGGTACTGatgaggagaagagagagaaggggaAGCTTTCCGGTGGAGTGATAGCTGGGATAGTGATTGGTTGCGTGGTTGCGTTCTTCGTGGTTGTTATGGTTCTGATGGCTCTCTTTGGGAAGAAGGGGACGAGGGACGTCGTCGACGACGTTGGAAGAACCATCAAGCAGCTTGATGTAGAAACTCCCGGGGAGAAAGCGGCGGAAGCGGCGACGGAGAGTGGATACGAGGCGGCGGTGGCGGGAAGCAGCGCGGAGGTGAACGGATCGGGGACGACGAGGAAGTTAGTGTTCTTTGGGAACGCGACgaaggttttcgagctggaGGATCTGTTGAGAGCTTCTGCGGAGGTTCTGGGGAAGGGGACGTTCGGGACGGCGTATAAGGCGGTGCTTGACGCGGCGACGCTTGTGGCTGTGAAGAGGCTGAAGGATGTGACGATGTCGGATAGAGAGTTTAAGGAGAAGATTGAGGTTGTTGGGGCGATGGATCATGAGAACTTGGTGCCGTTGAGGGCTTATTATTACAGTGGAGACGAGAAGCTGCTTGTGTATGACTTCATGCCTATGGGAAGCTTGTCTGCTCTCTTACACGGTGAGAGTTTTCTATATGAAGtggtttgtgtgtttttgtttcgGAGAATaggttttgtttgtgttgtgtGCTTTAATGTCATTTGCTATGTTATATAGGAAACAAAGGCGCAGGACGGAGTCCACTAGACTGGGAAGTCAGGTCACGTATCGCTCTTGGAGCAGCTCGTGGACTAGACTATCTACACTCGCAAGACCCGTTGAGCTCTCATGGGAACGTCAAGTCTTCCAACATCCTCTTAACGAACTCCCACGATGCGCGAGTCTCTGACTTCGGTTTGGCTCAGCTCGTCGGCTCTTCGACCACAACCCCAAACCGTCCTACCACCGGGTACCGTGCCCCGGAAGTAACTGATGCGAGGCGTGTCTCGCAGAAGGCGGACGTGTACAGCTTTGGTGTGGTGCTGCTAGAGCTGCTCACGGGGAAAGCGCCGTCTAACTCGGTGATGAATGAGGAAGGGATGGATTTGGCGAGGTGGGTGCATTCGGTGGGGAGAGAGGCGTGGAGGAGTGAGGTTTTCGACTCGGAGCTGATGAGTTTGGAGACGGTGGTGGAAGGAGAGATGGAGGAGATGCTGCAGCTGGGGATTGAGTGTACGGAGCAGCACCCTGACAAGAGGCCAGTGATGGTGGAGGTGGTGAGGAGGATCCAGGAGTTGCGCCAATCGGGCACGGATCAGGTGGGATAGACCAATGGATGCAGAGAGGCTGGAGAGGTTCACTAGTTGGAATGATGGTTTGAAACGTCGTCGTTTTCGGTGTTTGCTAGTGTATTCTCTCTCCAGTGGTAGTTAAGAATATGGAGGGGGATTAGAGTTGGCGtta is part of the Raphanus sativus cultivar WK10039 chromosome 5, ASM80110v3, whole genome shotgun sequence genome and harbors:
- the LOC108861493 gene encoding probable inactive receptor kinase RLK902, encoding MATLSPLLLSILLLSLPLPSLQDLSADKSALLSLRSALGGRTFLWNAQHPTPCNWTGVSCSAGRVTALRLPGVALSGQIPEGIFGNLTQLRTLSLRLNTLTGTLPLDLGSCSDLRRLYLQGNGFSGEIPEVLFSLSNLVRLNLGGNGFSGEISSGFKNLTRLKTLYLENNKLSGPLLDMGLDLDQFNVSNNLLNGSIPKSLQRFDSDSFVGTSLCGKPLDVCSNEGTVPSQPISVGNIPGTDEEKREKGKLSGGVIAGIVIGCVVAFFVVVMVLMALFGKKGTRDVVDDVGRTIKQLDVETPGEKAAEAATESGYEAAVAGSSAEVNGSGTTRKLVFFGNATKVFELEDLLRASAEVLGKGTFGTAYKAVLDAATLVAVKRLKDVTMSDREFKEKIEVVGAMDHENLVPLRAYYYSGDEKLLVYDFMPMGSLSALLHGNKGAGRSPLDWEVRSRIALGAARGLDYLHSQDPLSSHGNVKSSNILLTNSHDARVSDFGLAQLVGSSTTTPNRPTTGYRAPEVTDARRVSQKADVYSFGVVLLELLTGKAPSNSVMNEEGMDLARWVHSVGREAWRSEVFDSELMSLETVVEGEMEEMLQLGIECTEQHPDKRPVMVEVVRRIQELRQSGTDQVG